In Zingiber officinale cultivar Zhangliang chromosome 3A, Zo_v1.1, whole genome shotgun sequence, the DNA window GGCTCAGTTTTTCAGTGGTGTACATGGTTCTTAAATCTTAATTAGGACTGTAAATGAATCAAGTATTCATGAACAAACATGGTAttcgacttggtaagagcttatttatgttcgttcaatatacataagattaattaaacaaacaaacttgaacagctcgttaagctaaacaaacaagcttgaacacatatgtgttcagctcgttaacgttcgtgaacaatgttcgtgaacaacgttcgtgaacaatattcacgaaccatatttattaataaaactctttcaatatgctaaataaataataaaataaaataaataaatttaaattatcaattttaataactaatcaaacaatcaaacaagcttgaatcgagagcttgataacatctaaacgaaccaagctcaaaccaagctcaagccaagctcgaaccaagcccaagccaagctcaagccaagcttgaattgagagcttgataacatctaaacgaaccaagctcaagccaagcttcaaacaagctcaagttcataaaaaataaatcaagccaagcttgaacactcatttcaaaagcttggttcattttaagctcggctcggctcggctcgattatcttatcaaacaagcttgaataccccaaagctcgactcggctcggctcgtttacaaccctaaTCTTAATGATCACTAAGCAATTACCTTCAAGGAAATATATAGCTTAATTGTGAATTATCTGTGAAATTCTGTCTCTATCTTCTCGTGAAGATTCACACGTGAAATATTATCCGCTACCACAAAGTTTCACTTGGTAGATCTCATATATTGTGGTTGTTGAATGATGAATAGACCAACATATCACTTGGAATTTTAAgtgatcataacttttgattcgagactcggaataaaattttattgatGGTTACGGATGCATAATTAAGAAATCTATATTTATTATCAGGATACCCGTAACTATCAATTTTCAGATTTAAATTCTACCATTTAAATCTAATTGAGCCGCCAAAGATTTTACTACTATTGTtgataatttctatttttatgccatttaggattttttttaagtatTCCTGATAATTATAGTCATAATTAATCTATGAAtatctttttttctttctatagaatattgatcatatattaagatttcatttctttctttgtcATAGGgtctaaaatatatataaatatcaatATAATTATATGATAATTAATCTCTCTTATTTATTTGACGTTctcttttcttgagtttctcctcTAATCTCTCCTATCGTTAAGGTAAATCGGAAAATACTCGTGACGGATGGTTTAAAAGTACAGTATCCCATAGTTACACATctcatttgaaagaaaaatttctataaatatatcatagttAGAAATCAAACCGTTAATATTTAAATGACATAGCCCCAAGATAATTGAAAGGTTTAAAGGGTTCTAAGTTTTTCCATCATGATCACTATTCTTAATTATAGCAAATCTCTAAAGTTGAGTGAATGTTAATCCTTCGACTAGATTGTGTTCAACTTCATATGGACCATGTGTCGTGTTTAGCTCAACATAAACTCGATGCCAAGTCGAAGACAACATATTCACATGTGGACCACATGGTTAGGCTAGTCAAAtccacacccccaactctccacgtgcttattttaataatattttttgggGAAAAAAATCCCTGAATCGTGTTTGTCCCAGCACAGGGGATTTCCTGGGTCAAAAAGACTTCCACGCCTTCGATCATGGGGGACACGTAGAGGGCCCACCGCCATTCACGTAGGCGTACCCGGTTGCGTCCAACTCCGTCTCGACGCATCACATCACCGTCACGTCAAATCCGACGGCCAACATTTATTTAATTTCTCAGCCTTTGTTTTTTTATCACATTTATAgacacaatttttttaaaaaaaaaaatactcgaaGAGACTGTTTGTCAGAATAtaatactaaaaattaaaataaaataaatttgtctcgtttcattaatttattttgaaatctGTCTCCTTTGATTTGATGTAATTTAACCCAGCAGGCTACCACATGAGGAAACGAATCATGGGTCATTTCAGCACCTCAATGCGTGGGCCTCTGACGAAACCTGTGCCacttttagtatattattttccttttatttatttatttttatttatttatctctgtTCATGTTCTTCCGCTTGACCGGTGCGTATTTAAAAGAATTAATTACCCACTATAATAATCACTGTTAATCAAGACTAATTTGTCATTTAAATtaacaaaaaatatataaaaaaatacccATGCTTCTGCCACAAACTCCAACTAACAAATCTTTCTTCAAAATCAATCAAGATATATgggaattaattaatatttaataaatacagGATTAGATTATTTTATCACGTTAAGAATAATGATTGGCGGAGAGATTGATCATTCATTCCTAAGACGATGTCATTGTTGGAGTAGCAGTGTGTCAGATTCCAGTGCACTGCTGAAGAACAGgaagaaataatatcaaaattttaagCTCATCATCGTATTGAATGCCATGGTGCATGTATGTCATTAGTTTAAGGCTTTTCCTGCCAATACTGTTACTGCCACCATTTTAATTCACTGCAAACAGATTCAGGACGTTTCTATGTGTTCATAAAACTACAATTTTTCATGACCAATTAGCAATTGATCTCAATCTGTGCGTTTCTCAACGTTAAGCGCAGGATGGAGATAAATGCAgggaaaagaatatatatatatataattcattgTGTTCTTCAAAAGAGTTCTTGGTGTTCTCTGGAAGCTAACAGGAAGTCCCATCACATCAAACTGATAGAGGTGTTCACCACAGACGAAACATCTCCATCTTTAATTTTGCACgtacttttctttcccttttctcaATCTTAAGGGAACAGTATTTCCAAGtactatttttttgaaaaaaattctgaTCAATTTTCAGATCTTTATGTACTGTGCTTCAGTATTAAAATGGTGTCAAAGTAGTTTTAGCTGAGAGATATGCTCATGAAATCAAGTAAGTGTAGTGAAATTAAGGCAAACAATGTTATtgtggttttaattaattaattaatttatcaaaACAGTGTGCATGGGAGAATGAAACTTAGTTCGTGCTACTTTAGACATCCACAAATATTACAACAGTTATTCAAAGTAGACAAACTGTTCAAAGCTTGTTTTGGCAAAGTTCAATAAAACTATGACCCAATTTTAGCTAGGATTTATGCTCACTGTTCTAGATTTGATCACAGaaactcataaaaaaaataaaagaaacgaaTGAATGAAAGAAATAACTATTGCATGAAAGAACTACCTAGTTGTAAATAGCAAGGaaactatgatttttttttcaagtaccataaaataataaaactaaTTTCAATCAAAAGGGCATTTGAATAGTACGAAGTGCCAAAATAAGGATGCATATCATGTTTATATATAAGTAGTATTAGCAACTCCAATGGTGCAAtggtataattttaaaaaaaacaaaaaatatgtaATTTGAGTAATATGATTGTCAGCATGTTAATTGATAATTAACTTAATGAGTAATTTGAGTAATGAAAGATATATAGTAAAATTAACTATTATATATAtggctaattaattaattaattaattgggaaaactatatataaacaATTGATGAGTATAAGGGcagcaaagaaaagaaaagagggaaTTGCAAAATGCCTCTACTTCAACATTAACAACATTAATTGATTCATGCattatgaattttttaattaaacacACACACATATAGATGTATATCGCAATGAAAGAAAGTGATTAAAATCTGATAGTTTGATCGAAGAAGGAATTTCTATGAGCAAATCGAAGAGACAGTGAGCATGCATGCACCATCCACATCAAGCAAAAGCAATGAAACCAAAAGGAAAAGAGTAAAcaggaaaagaagaaaaggatCATTAGCAATTACTCTCAATGCACCAGTTGAATCAAAAACCCTAATTAATTAACATGATCACGCAAAAATTAAGAAACTGTACAAACCAGAAAAATTAGCAGTGTCTGttaaatttaaaactaagtagagaacaaatccaccattaCGCATGCAGTTGTCCACAGAAGCTAATTAACAAGCATAATTAGAAAACTGATGATTCATAATATACATAGAACTGACCTCGATGCATATCTTGATCATTAAGTAGAAGTAGTTTATTATTGACTAATCAGTTGAGGACTGAGAGAGGTAAGACCACTGTCGATGCAGAGCTTTCGCCGCCGGCGGGGTCTACTGCGGGCATCAGCAGGTGGCCGTGAACGTGATGGTACTGGAAGTCGCCGCCATTCAGCAAGCTAAGTTCGGGCGGTGCGGTCAGTTGCAGCGGCGGGGGCTGCCTAATTTCATATCCCAGCACGGCGGGCAGTGGCGGCGGGGGAGCTGCCACCGGCTGGTGTTGCAGGTGGTGGTGAAGGGGAGGAGGGGGCGGAGGCGGCGGGCGCTTCCGCTTCTTCTTCTCGTAGGCGATCCCCCTGGCCTTGGCCTGGCTGTCCCTGACGTCCCTGAGGTAGAGCCGCACGGCGCGGGCGGCGAAGGGGTTGGCCTCCGGCGCGCCCCCGTTCTCCTCGAAGGCGGCGCGGAGGCGGCCGACGAGGGCGTCGAGGGAGCCCCAGGCTTGGCGGAGCGGGCAGGGGCAGGGCGCCGGCGGGTGGGGATGGCCGAAGAAGGGGCACCCGCACGCGTGCACTTTGGTCTTCCCGAACTGGTCGAGGTAGCGCAGGAACTCCAGCACGTGGGCGCCGCTGCACCGCGACAGCTCCAGCGGCGGCCGGTGGTTCCGCAAGTACTGCCGGAACGTGTTCCAGTCGCGACGCTTCTGCGACTCGTACCGGCTCGGCCTCGCCCTGCTCCCCGCGCCGCCGGAGTTGCCCGAGCTGTCCGAGTTCGCCGACGACATCGAATCCATGCGATCTCTATCAAAGAAGCAGCAAAATCTGCAGCCAATCGAATCAGAACAAGTTTAATTTCTAGCTAGGGTTTCCTCTCTCTCCTCACTCTCTTTCTCTTTGCACATGGATCTCTGCGTTGTAACTGAAAGAAATCCAAAAGAGGAACAGAGAGAGTGCTCACCATGCGGCGCGCGGTGTCTCTGTCTGTGCCTTGGCCTGAAAAAATATAAGAGATCTAAATGGCCAAATGCTAGATCTTGTAGTGAACGATAAGGATATGTAATATTTATGGGAAAGCATACGTACCTTCACATATTTGTTAGCTCCATGATCGGCCAATTAAATTACCACTGAAAACTTTACTTATTCTTAAAAAAAAGAAAGTAGAAGAAGAGATGAAATATAATCAAGAAATGAAGGAGGATGGGAAGGAGCTAGCTAGAGTGTGTGTGGAAGTTGAACTGAAAGATattgagaagaggaagaggatgagGAGCAAGGGACAAGAGAGGTGGGTCCTCTAACGTAGACATCCACCTCGTGGGAATGATGGGGTTCCTGACGAAGCACACTAAAGATCCTCTTCTCACATCTCTCAATTGATCTTTTCCTTTACATTTACCTTCTTAATTATTGTTAGATCATAAAATTtacaatatatataattaatcatGTTCGCGTACGTCAACGGATGAATCATCAATGAGTTGGCTCTGTTATCAACTTAATTGCAATTGTCGAATAATAATGAGGATGATGACATAGTTGAGAGTATGAATGATTCATCCGAACTAGGTAAGCAAGAAGAAAATAGTTAGAATGACGATGATTAGAATGATGGTCAGAAGTTCTCCGACACAACCACTCTGATGGTTAAGTTAGAGGATGAATAAGATGATTATTAGAGTTTTGATGTACATAAGTGTGCATGTATACTTAGATACCATAAATGATTACCTTTTATAAGGAAACTATATGTTTTTTCCTTGTATTACTCTTTCCATATTTTCATTATTTAATTCCACAAATTATGAGAGACTTATTTATGCTATTATTTTTTCCCGAAATAATTTGATATTTACACGATAATTATCCTTTTCTTAAACTAATTCTAGATTTGCgtgatgatttatttttttcctgAATGATCCCGTGTCCTATGTCACCAAGAGGTCGAAAAGCCAAGGAAGTAGTGACATGAGAGTCGAGAGCAAAGAGGTTAAGGAGTCGGGAGGCCTTAGAGGCCAGGAGACTAAGGAGTTGAGAGACccaacactataaaaaaaaaaaatcccagaATAGTGACGGAAttattgatatgcttagtaatatttaacaagtagtaatatttatattcctttttgcatcggtatgtcattatctattactTAAGCATGCTGTATTTATTTCCTGCTGTTGCATTCATATTCTTTCAATTATATATGaccttaaggtaatgacataccatgccttattatgttcaggacattgatttatttaccatacctgacctgtgtacctaaatcatattatttgatccatataTCTTTTGGTACATATTTTGGTAGAGATGGATAAGATCatgatatttccatgcttagtgtcatgcatcatacgcatgattgcatgttgtgcgattgttggctccattattgttgagcacatcctagttacatggatctgcacacacaaccgctcatggattagtggttttT includes these proteins:
- the LOC122053277 gene encoding protein LIGHT-DEPENDENT SHORT HYPOCOTYLS 4-like, whose amino-acid sequence is MDSMSSANSDSSGNSGGAGSRARPSRYESQKRRDWNTFRQYLRNHRPPLELSRCSGAHVLEFLRYLDQFGKTKVHACGCPFFGHPHPPAPCPCPLRQAWGSLDALVGRLRAAFEENGGAPEANPFAARAVRLYLRDVRDSQAKARGIAYEKKKRKRPPPPPPPPLHHHLQHQPVAAPPPPLPAVLGYEIRQPPPLQLTAPPELSLLNGGDFQYHHVHGHLLMPAVDPAGGESSASTVVLPLSVLN